A DNA window from Coffea arabica cultivar ET-39 chromosome 6c, Coffea Arabica ET-39 HiFi, whole genome shotgun sequence contains the following coding sequences:
- the LOC140008729 gene encoding uncharacterized protein encodes MPVNNLQEVPWNYEEPSLLIGGKDCFKEDISTITRSGKIVGNSDVQSWAKVKSPTPKPHVSENEAVDFLKMLKRSEYKIVEQLDRMPAQISFLNLLLTSELHREALLKILNEAQVPKDIPVDKFSNIVGNVLAANHITFSDDDLTAEGIGHNRALYISVRCNGKLLPRVLVDNGSALNICPWNTLTKLGFRDIKLRPSATVVREFDGSRRESMGEADLVLEIGPTQFQVTCQVMDFSSVYNILLGRPWIHASNSVPSSLHQMLRFIMNDQLITVFAENDCTMIIDANFKGEDRKGTPISSHHVADIVSVGWASRDKSLTQSDLPEASIMMAREMIRGGYEIGRGLGRELQGILEPIEIPTQKDTFGLGFHPTAKDRREMQARKQDEKKGKQIALNIPPLYHTFPRPSEVIMPEMKNPVEEIELDLSQLFVGATCEEEPLENAEFLPITEGAIQNWTADYLPSRREFRWPQIKSFDPLDVTILEFDGCNLDISHELEIMQSEIQSESDTEEEFESISRDLKQYEEKPKPNLEETEIINIGTKMEVKEVKVSIHLNRKQKEEMIEFLMLFQDVFALSYDDMTEISTDIVVHRLPTDPNFLPVKQKPRKFKPEMSLKIKEQIVKQLNAKIIMVSHYPIWLSNPVSVPKKSGEVRVCVDYRDLNKASPKDDFPLPNIHILLDNTAGHEIESFGDCFAGYHQILMAEEDREKTSFITPWGIFCYRVMPFGLKDAGATYQRTMTTLFHDMIHKEMEVYVDDIIIKSKKVENHLVDLKKLFERLRKYNLKLNPAKCAFGAPAGKLLGFIVSKKGIEIDPAKIKAIRDMPIPKSQKDVKSFLGKINFIGRFIAQLTSTCEPLFKLLKKNAPMDWNEDCQQAFDKIKNYLLNPPVLVPPQPGRPLIMYLFVLDEAIGCVLGQHDESGKREQAIYYMSKKFTAYEANYSFLERSCCALAWAAQKLRHYLLGYTTYLISRSDPLKYLLEKSMPTGRMAKWQMILSEFDIVFTTQKAVKGQAIADHLAENPRDDDYQPLHTYFPDEEILFVGAVENMSEQHPGWRLFFDGASNSFGAGIGAVLVSPEGKHYPATAKLRFPCTNNMAEYEACIFGLKMALDMEIKDLIAFSDSDLLVHQTLK; translated from the exons ATGCCTGTCAATAACTTGCAAGAGGTACCATGGAACTACGAGGAGCCCAGTCTGTTAATTGGAGGTAAAGATTGCTTTAAGGAAGATATATCTACTATTACTAGATCTGGGAAAATTGTGGGAAACTCCGATGTTCAATCCTGGGCCAAGGTTAAATCTCCGACACCCAAGCCTCATGTGTCTGAAAATGAAGCTGTAGATTTTCTGAAGATGCTAAAAAGAAGCGAGTACAAAATAGTGGAGCAGTTGGATAGGATGCCTGCTCAGATttcttttctgaatcttctcttgacttctGAGCTGCACAGAGAAGCATTGCTCAAAATTCTGAACGAAGCTCAAGTCCCTAAAGATATTCCGGTGGATAAATTTTCTAACATTGTGGGGAATGTACTTGCTGCTAATCATATTACCTTCTCCGATGATGATCTGACTGCAGAAGGGATCGGGCATAACAGAGCTTTGTATATATCGGTCCGTTGCAATGGAAAGCTGTTGCCGAGGGTTTTAGTGGATAATGGGTCAGCGTTGAATATCTGTCCATGGAACACTCTCACCAAACTTGGATTTCGTGATATTAAACTCCGTCCATCTGCAACTGTGGTTCGAGAATTTGATGGTTCAAGGAGGGAATCTATGGGTGAAGCAGATCTGGTATTGGAGATAGGCCCTACTCAATTCCAAGTTACTTGCCAAGTCATGGATTTCTCCAGTGTTTACAACATTTTACTTGGAAGACCTTGGATACATGCTTCCAATTCAGTGCCATCTTCTCTGCATCAAATGTTGAGATTTATTATGAATGATCAGCTCATTACTGTATTTGCTGAGAATGACTGTACcatgatcattgatgcaaattTCAAAGGCGAAGACAGAAAAGGGACTCCAATTTCATCTCATCATGTTGCTGACATAGTCTCTGTAGGTTGGGCATCTAGGGATAAGTCGTTGACTCAATCAGATTTGCCAGAGGCAAGTATTATGATGGCGAGAGAGATGATCCGAGGCGGATATGAAATAGGAAGAGGTCTTGGGCGAGAATTGCAAGGAATTTTGGAGCCGATAGAGATCCCTACGCAAAAGGATACATTTGGACTGGGATTTCATCCGACTGCTAAGGACAGAAGGGAAATGCAAGCTCGAAAACAAGATGAAAAGAAGGGCAAGCAAATTGCCTTAAATATCCCACCGCTATATCACACTTTTCCTCGTCCATCAGAGGTGATTATGCCAGAAATGAAGAATCCTGTGGAAGAGATTGAACTGGACCTGTCTCAATTATTTGTCGGGGCCACTTGTGAGGAGGAGCCATTGGAGAATGCAGAATTTTTGCCAATTACCGAAGGAGCTATTCAGAATTGGACTGCTGattatcttccctctcgaagggaatttcg aTGGCCACAAATAAAATCCTTTGACCCCTTGGATGTCACCATTTTGGAATTCGATGGCTGCAATCTCGATATCTCTCATGAACTTGAAATCATGCaatctgaaattcaaagtgagAGCGATACTGAGGAAGAATTTGAGTCTATTTCAAGGGATTTAAAACAGTATGAAGAGAAACCCAAACCCAACTTAGAAGAAACAGAAATCATCAATATTGGCACTAAGATGGAGGTTAAAGAAGTTAAAGTCAGCATTCATTTGAATAGGAAACAAAAGGAGGAAATGATTGAATTCTTAATGCTTTTTCAAGATGTGTTTGCATTGTCATACGATGATATGACAGAGATCTCTACAGACATAGTGGTTCACAGGTTGCCAACTGATCCAAATTTTTTACCTGTAAAGCAGAAGCCACGtaaattcaaaccagaaatgAGTCTCAAAATAAAGGAACAAATTGTGAAGCAGCTCAATGCTAAGATAATCATGGTGTCTCATTATCCCATCTGGTTATCGAATCCTGTGTCAGTGCCTAAGAAATCTGGGGAGGTGCGAGTATGTGTTGATTACAGAGATCTGAATAAGGCCAGTCCAAAAGACGATTTTCCTTTGCCAAACATTCATATTCTTTTGGACAATACTGCTGGACACGAAATTGAATCTTTTGGTGATTGTTTTGCTGGGTATCAtcaaattttgatggcagaagaaGACAGAGAGAAAACCTCTTTTATCACCCCATGGGGAATCTTTTGTTATAGAGTGATGCCTTTCGGGTTGAAGGATGCTGGAGCCACTTATCAGAGAACCATGACTACCCTGTTTCATGACATGATTCACAAGGAGATGGAGGtctatgtggatgatatcataattAAATCCAAGAAGGTTGAGaaccatttggttgatttaaAGAAGCTGTTTGAAAGATTGAGGAAGTATAATTTGAAGTTGAACCCTGCAAAATGTGCTTTTGGAGCTCCGGCTGGTAAGTTATTGGGATTTATTGTCAGCAAGAAGGGTATAGAGATAGATCCTGCGAAAAtaaaagcaattcgagatatgcccattccgaaaagtcaaaaagatGTGAAAAGTTTTCTTGGAAAGATCAATTTCATTGGTCGATTCATTGCACAGTTAACCTCTACCTGTGAGCCTTTATTCAAATTGTTGAAAAAGAATGCGCCAATGGATTGGAATGAAGATTGTCAGCAGGCTTTTGATAAGATCAAGAATTATTTGTTAAATCCTCCGGTCTTAGTGCCACCTCAGCCAGGAAGACCTCTGATTATGTATTTGTTTGTTCTTGATGAGGCTATTGGATGCGTTCTGGGACAGCATGACGAGTCTGGGAAAAGGGAACAAGCCATCTACTATATGAGCAAGAAATTTACAGCATATGAGGCCAACTATTCTTTCCTTGAGAGAAGTTGTTGTGCTTTAGCATGGGCAGCTCAGAAGTTGAGACATTATTTACTCGGTTATACCACTTACTTGATTTCCCGTTCCGATCCTCTGAAATACCTGTTGGAAAAGTCGATGCCCACGGGACGTATGGCTAAGTGGCAAATGATCCTTTCCGAATTCGATATTGTCTTCACAACGCAAAAGGCAGTCAAGGGTCAAGCCATAGCAgatcatttggcagaaaatccaaGAGATGATGATTACCAACCATTGCATACCTACTTTCCTGATGAAGAAATTCTATTCGTTGGAGCAGTTGAGAACATGAGTGAACAGCACCCTGGATGGAGGTTATTTTTCGATGGTGCATCAAATTCTttcggagctggaattggagcagTTTTAGTGTCGCCTGAAGGGAAGCACTATCCCGCTACTGCCAAATTACGATTTCCTTGTACCAACAACATGGCTGAGTATGAAGCTTGTatttttggattgaaaatgGCATTGGACATGGAGATCAAAGACCTGATAGCATTCAGTGATTCTGATTTACTTGTGCACCAGACGCTTAAATAG